A region from the Corallococcus caeni genome encodes:
- a CDS encoding outer membrane protein assembly factor BamB family protein, whose amino-acid sequence MTRLRIGHHWKREPSASPLDSIALELDGVNLLSGAVEEPLAEVVPALVEAVAALHAGRRRLAQVSLTEAHLELVLRRVGPDIELSVASLARPAHLLRPPIRVDAEELTKATRQSGQRFLQDVTKLAPRALSAAAARKLGEALKGLGKAAPHAEGPPVPPTPLRIEPVSVPGFGFELKDISPASREAPSKGTSGALAPLLGAGEVWLALPGRPQAWRAQGPPFLTVLELSRQAVELARAVELGEARFEFEPAGVRPLLTLDLPGRRAKLGPTGSWFALEPSELLSALFQLGEALGLAFAEAHRVQVSNPYLVELAERCREGLSHLRGAHKPPEAEGEARERKSPPARGESRPLKVPGKLRRLRFEKLWEQRGLEEPEEARLLLGRHGPVYCAPGLAGAFSRKDGALLWRRAASLGVAASADGHAVAADGTRVYGFTGRGAGARWLHDHDGIPLGPLLLRQDGLLLTLSEDRTAVAFAEATGREVWRLAPPRTQRGWLATQGHRALLSTDSGYLYGLDLEDGQVRYRLRSPLPFHGPPVAWGRRFLALLGRGSHHALLLADAHTGEAQWTFEPDLTLPSTPLPVGQRVLLAGMRDQDGFLVCLDARGRKVWERALHLGPGPYALAPLPRAVVVTSASGAAARVALSGQVDWRVGAAGEPLITALPARTARDVTLIAGEVVRAVDPRGGQVLAEVRAGVGLVALQADVRLNLYFLDDAGTLSAYRLGSHFAVVK is encoded by the coding sequence ATGACCCGTCTCCGCATCGGACACCATTGGAAGCGCGAACCGTCGGCTTCCCCGCTCGATTCCATCGCGCTGGAACTGGATGGCGTGAACCTGCTGTCCGGGGCGGTGGAGGAGCCCCTGGCGGAGGTCGTCCCCGCTCTGGTGGAGGCGGTGGCGGCCCTGCACGCGGGGAGGCGGCGGCTGGCGCAGGTGTCGCTGACGGAGGCGCACCTGGAGCTCGTGTTGCGGCGCGTCGGCCCGGACATCGAGCTGTCGGTGGCCAGCCTCGCCCGGCCCGCCCACCTCTTGCGCCCGCCCATCCGCGTGGACGCCGAGGAGCTGACGAAGGCCACGCGCCAGAGCGGCCAGCGCTTCCTCCAGGACGTGACGAAGCTCGCGCCCCGGGCCCTGTCCGCCGCGGCCGCCCGGAAGCTGGGAGAGGCGCTCAAGGGCCTGGGCAAGGCCGCCCCGCACGCGGAAGGTCCGCCCGTTCCCCCCACCCCGCTTCGGATTGAGCCCGTCTCCGTGCCGGGGTTCGGCTTCGAGCTGAAGGACATCTCCCCCGCCTCGCGCGAGGCGCCGTCGAAGGGCACGTCCGGGGCGCTGGCGCCGCTCCTGGGCGCGGGCGAGGTGTGGCTGGCGCTGCCGGGACGGCCGCAGGCGTGGCGCGCGCAGGGGCCGCCGTTCCTCACGGTGCTGGAGCTGTCCCGGCAGGCGGTGGAGCTGGCGCGGGCCGTGGAGCTGGGCGAGGCCCGCTTCGAGTTCGAGCCCGCGGGCGTGCGCCCCCTGCTGACGCTGGACCTCCCCGGACGGCGGGCGAAGCTGGGGCCCACCGGCTCGTGGTTCGCGCTGGAGCCCTCGGAGCTGCTGTCCGCCCTCTTCCAGCTGGGCGAGGCGCTGGGGCTGGCGTTCGCGGAGGCGCACCGGGTCCAGGTCTCCAACCCGTACCTCGTGGAGCTGGCGGAGCGCTGCCGCGAGGGGCTGTCGCACCTGCGGGGGGCCCACAAGCCGCCCGAGGCCGAGGGCGAGGCGCGCGAGCGCAAGAGTCCTCCGGCGCGCGGCGAGTCCCGTCCGCTGAAGGTGCCCGGGAAGCTGCGGCGCCTGCGCTTCGAGAAGCTGTGGGAGCAGCGCGGGCTGGAGGAGCCGGAGGAGGCGCGGCTGCTGCTGGGCCGGCACGGGCCGGTGTACTGCGCGCCGGGGCTGGCGGGTGCGTTCTCTCGCAAGGACGGGGCGCTGCTGTGGCGGCGGGCCGCGTCGCTGGGCGTGGCGGCGTCCGCGGATGGCCACGCGGTGGCGGCGGACGGGACACGCGTGTACGGCTTCACCGGCCGGGGCGCGGGCGCGCGGTGGCTGCACGACCATGACGGCATCCCCCTGGGACCGCTGCTCCTGCGCCAGGACGGGCTGCTCCTGACGCTGTCGGAGGACCGCACGGCGGTGGCCTTCGCGGAGGCCACGGGCCGTGAGGTGTGGCGCCTGGCCCCGCCGCGCACGCAGCGCGGGTGGCTGGCCACGCAGGGACACCGGGCGCTCCTGTCCACGGACTCGGGCTACCTGTACGGCCTGGACCTGGAGGACGGTCAGGTGCGCTACCGGCTGCGCTCACCGCTGCCCTTCCACGGGCCTCCGGTGGCGTGGGGCCGGCGCTTCCTGGCGCTCCTGGGGCGCGGCTCGCACCACGCGCTGCTGCTGGCGGACGCGCACACCGGCGAGGCGCAGTGGACCTTCGAGCCGGACCTCACCCTGCCCTCCACGCCACTTCCGGTGGGCCAGCGGGTGCTGCTGGCCGGGATGCGCGACCAGGACGGGTTCCTCGTGTGCCTGGACGCGCGCGGGCGCAAGGTCTGGGAGCGCGCGCTGCACCTGGGGCCCGGGCCCTACGCGCTGGCGCCGCTGCCGCGCGCGGTGGTGGTGACGAGCGCGTCCGGGGCCGCCGCCCGCGTGGCCCTGTCCGGACAGGTGGACTGGCGCGTGGGGGCCGCGGGCGAGCCGCTGATCACCGCGCTGCCGGCGCGCACCGCCCGCGACGTGACGCTCATCGCGGGAGAGGTGGTGCGCGCGGTGGATCCCCGCGGCGGACAGGTGCTCGCGGAGGTGCGCGCGGGGGTGGGGCTCGTCGCGCTCCAGGCCGACGTGCGCCTCAACCTGTACTTCCTGGACGACGCCGGCACGCTGTCCGCGTACCGGCTGGGGTCTCACTTCGCCGTCGTGAAGTAG